One window of Pectobacterium carotovorum genomic DNA carries:
- the flgJ gene encoding flagellar assembly peptidoglycan hydrolase FlgJ, protein MSDMQTLNNAAYDAQSLNTLKREVSGNPQSKEGIRAVAQQMEGVFVQLMMKSMRSAIPQDGLFNSDQTRLYTSMYDQQIAQEISTKGKGLGLADVMVEQLTRQSPDATAAKVAVPSVPLTFDGDVLKSMPTAAVEQMVRKALPKLPTTGSALPLSNSNFVSQISLPAQIASQHSGIPHHLIIAQAALESGWGQREIPTEDGRPSHNLFGIKAGSSWNGPTTEITTTEYEQGVAKKVKASFRVYDSYIEAIGDYVKLLTNNPRYSAVMSAGTAEQAAHALQKAGYATDPQYAQKLVSMIQQMKSSGEKVAKAYTHDLSRLF, encoded by the coding sequence ATGAGTGATATGCAGACGCTGAATAACGCGGCCTATGATGCGCAGTCCCTGAATACGTTGAAGCGTGAAGTTTCAGGTAATCCTCAAAGCAAAGAGGGCATCAGGGCGGTTGCGCAACAAATGGAAGGCGTGTTTGTACAATTGATGATGAAAAGCATGCGTTCAGCGATTCCGCAGGACGGGCTCTTCAACAGCGATCAGACGCGTCTGTATACCTCAATGTATGACCAGCAAATTGCTCAAGAGATCTCAACTAAGGGCAAGGGGCTTGGGCTCGCGGATGTTATGGTTGAGCAACTGACCCGACAATCCCCTGATGCCACGGCGGCTAAAGTCGCTGTTCCGTCTGTTCCATTAACCTTCGATGGTGATGTGCTCAAAAGCATGCCAACCGCGGCCGTGGAACAGATGGTGCGTAAAGCGCTACCCAAATTGCCCACGACGGGGTCAGCGTTGCCGCTCTCCAATAGTAATTTTGTGTCTCAGATTTCTTTACCTGCTCAGATTGCCAGCCAGCATAGCGGCATACCTCATCACCTTATCATCGCTCAGGCTGCGCTTGAATCTGGCTGGGGACAGCGCGAAATCCCTACCGAGGACGGACGTCCAAGTCATAATCTGTTCGGTATCAAAGCAGGCAGTAGCTGGAATGGGCCGACAACAGAGATAACGACGACAGAGTATGAGCAAGGCGTGGCCAAAAAGGTAAAAGCCAGCTTCAGAGTGTACGATTCCTATATCGAGGCTATTGGTGACTATGTGAAATTGTTGACCAATAACCCACGCTATTCTGCGGTGATGAGCGCCGGAACGGCTGAGCAAGCGGCTCATGCGTTACAAAAGGCGGGTTATGCAACGGATCCACAATATGCCCAGAAGCTGGTTAGTATGATCCAGCAAATGAAGAGTTCTGGCGAGAAAGTGGCGAAAGCTTACACTCACGATTTGAGTCGGCTATTTTAA
- the flgK gene encoding flagellar hook-associated protein FlgK, translated as MSNLINTAMSGLKGAQVALSTVSNNISNQAVTGYSRQNAILEQAISSSTSAGYIGNGVNVVSINRQYNEFITNQLRAAQTTSSSVSAYYEQISKIDNLLASSTTSLSSTIQGFFSNLQNLTSNAGDSSTRQTVLGKAEGLVNQFKVTDKYLRDMDSGLNTQIQSIVGLVNTHTDQIASLNNEITKLMGANSGTMPNDLLDQRDVLVDQLNKLVGVDVTVQDGIVYNVALKNGTNLVQAGTSNELVAIASSNDPTRLTIGYKDQTNDVVSLNESTLTGGSLGGLLSFRTETLDEARGQLGQLALAFADAFNTQHQQGYDRNGVKGGDFFSFGKAVVLNDSKNGGNAVLAPSYTDTKDVQATNYSIKYDGANWQVTRLSDNSKFTAAVDTSDNSLNFDGVKMAITGTPATNDSFLLKPVNDVIIDMAVAVSDPNKIAAASVKLDENGAPVLDGSGNPVFGGVSDNTNAKALLALQNEKIVGGKASVSGAYASLVGAIGNQTSTLKINNTSQQNVVKQLTAEQQSVSGVNLDEEYGDLMRYQQYYMANAQVIKTAQSIFDALLAARS; from the coding sequence ATGTCCAATTTAATTAACACCGCGATGAGTGGCTTAAAAGGTGCACAGGTTGCGCTGAGTACAGTGAGTAACAACATTAGTAATCAGGCTGTTACTGGCTATAGTCGGCAGAATGCAATACTTGAGCAGGCTATTAGCAGCAGCACATCTGCTGGATATATTGGTAACGGTGTCAATGTTGTTAGCATTAATCGCCAGTACAATGAATTCATCACCAATCAGCTGCGTGCTGCACAAACGACAAGCAGCTCGGTTTCTGCTTACTACGAACAAATTTCCAAGATCGATAATCTGCTAGCTAGCAGCACAACGAGCCTGTCATCAACGATTCAGGGATTCTTTTCTAACCTGCAAAACCTCACCAGTAATGCGGGCGACTCGTCGACTCGCCAAACCGTACTGGGCAAGGCAGAAGGGCTGGTAAACCAATTCAAGGTCACAGATAAATACCTGCGCGACATGGACAGTGGGCTGAATACTCAGATTCAAAGTATTGTCGGCCTGGTTAATACGCATACCGACCAGATTGCGTCTTTAAATAATGAAATCACGAAGCTAATGGGCGCGAATAGCGGCACAATGCCTAATGATTTGCTCGATCAACGCGATGTTCTTGTCGATCAACTGAACAAATTGGTAGGCGTTGACGTTACCGTTCAGGATGGAATCGTCTATAACGTAGCATTGAAAAATGGTACCAATCTGGTTCAGGCCGGAACAAGTAATGAGCTGGTAGCCATCGCTTCAAGCAATGATCCAACGCGTCTGACTATTGGATATAAAGACCAGACAAACGATGTTGTCTCATTAAATGAGAGTACGTTAACTGGCGGTTCATTAGGCGGTTTGCTTTCTTTCCGCACTGAAACGCTAGATGAAGCACGTGGCCAGTTAGGGCAGCTAGCGCTGGCATTTGCTGATGCGTTTAATACTCAACATCAGCAAGGTTATGATCGTAATGGTGTTAAAGGCGGCGATTTCTTCTCCTTTGGTAAGGCTGTAGTTCTGAACGACAGCAAGAATGGGGGGAACGCGGTGTTAGCTCCGTCTTACACCGATACTAAAGATGTGCAGGCAACTAATTATTCGATTAAATACGATGGCGCTAATTGGCAAGTAACCCGCTTGTCTGATAATTCAAAATTTACGGCGGCGGTGGATACCTCTGATAACAGCCTGAATTTTGATGGCGTCAAAATGGCTATCACAGGGACGCCTGCAACGAATGACAGCTTCCTGCTTAAGCCCGTTAATGACGTTATTATCGATATGGCAGTGGCTGTTTCCGATCCTAATAAAATTGCGGCGGCATCCGTTAAGCTTGATGAAAATGGTGCCCCAGTTTTGGATGGAAGCGGCAATCCCGTGTTTGGCGGCGTGAGTGATAATACCAACGCCAAGGCTCTGCTTGCCCTACAAAATGAGAAAATTGTGGGTGGAAAGGCCAGCGTCTCCGGGGCATACGCCAGCCTGGTTGGTGCGATTGGTAACCAAACCAGCACACTGAAGATAAATAATACATCGCAGCAAAACGTTGTTAAGCAATTGACGGCAGAACAACAGTCCGTATCCGGTGTGAACCTGGATGAAGAATACGGCGATCTGATGCGCTATCAGCAATACTACATGGCAAATGCTCAGGTCATCAAAACAGCACAATCCATATTTGATGCACTTTTAGCGGCCCGTAGCTAG
- the flgL gene encoding flagellar hook-associated protein FlgL produces the protein MRLSTSMMYQQNMQGIINGQATWQKTGEQLSSGKRVVNPSDDPIAAASAIMLGQAQSENGQYTLARTFAKQSMSLEESILSKSTNTISSALTEVIKGGGVLNDDDRKSVAAALRGMKAELLNMANSTDGNGNYIFSGYETDKVPFVEGATGIEYKGGYQAISQRVDAARDMTVSHVGSTVFNGVTGDAKKEPDGSIQSDLFETLDIAIKALETPLDGANDTTKANVAAALETANRGLNNSFNNISAVRAELGIQLNEIDNLDAVGKDRDVANKTALSQLQDTDWYEAISSYIMQQSSLQASYTAFQNMQGMSLFQMR, from the coding sequence ATGCGCTTAAGTACTAGCATGATGTACCAGCAGAATATGCAAGGCATTATTAATGGTCAGGCCACGTGGCAAAAAACGGGTGAGCAGCTGTCAAGCGGCAAACGCGTTGTAAATCCATCAGATGATCCGATAGCCGCGGCCAGTGCAATTATGCTTGGTCAGGCGCAGTCGGAGAATGGTCAGTACACGCTGGCTCGTACCTTTGCCAAGCAAAGTATGTCTCTGGAAGAATCTATTCTGAGTAAAAGTACTAACACCATTAGCAGCGCATTGACCGAAGTCATCAAAGGTGGCGGTGTGTTGAATGATGATGACCGGAAATCGGTCGCGGCCGCTCTTCGTGGTATGAAAGCCGAATTGCTGAATATGGCTAACAGTACTGATGGTAATGGTAACTATATTTTTTCTGGCTATGAAACGGACAAGGTACCCTTTGTTGAAGGTGCCACTGGTATTGAATATAAAGGCGGATATCAGGCCATTTCACAGCGTGTCGATGCCGCTCGAGACATGACGGTTAGCCATGTTGGCTCTACGGTTTTCAATGGCGTGACGGGTGATGCTAAGAAAGAGCCGGATGGTAGTATTCAGTCCGATTTATTTGAAACACTAGACATTGCAATTAAAGCGCTTGAAACCCCGCTGGATGGTGCGAATGATACAACAAAAGCTAATGTTGCAGCGGCATTAGAAACGGCAAACCGTGGTTTAAACAATTCATTTAATAATATTTCAGCCGTTCGTGCAGAGTTGGGTATCCAGCTCAATGAAATTGATAATCTCGATGCAGTGGGTAAAGACCGTGATGTAGCGAATAAGACAGCGCTGTCGCAATTACAAGATACTGACTGGTATGAGGCAATTTCATCCTACATCATGCAACAGTCTTCTCTGCAGGCCTCTTATACGGCTTTCCAGAATATGCAAGGAATGTCGTTATTCCAGATGAGATAG
- a CDS encoding IS3 family transposase (programmed frameshift): MKRRNFSPEFKRESAQLVVDQNYTVSDAAKAMDVGLSTMTKWVKQLRDERQGKTPKASPITPEQIEIRELRKKMQRIEMENEIFKKGYRALDVRLPEQFSIIGKLRARYPVATLCHVFRVHRSSYKYWKKRPDKPDGRRAVLRSQVLELHGISHGSAGARNIATMATQRGYKMGRWLAGRLMKELGLVSYQQPTHRYKRGGHEHVAIPNHLERQFAVTEPNQVWCGDVTYIWTGKRWAYLAVVLDLFARKPVGWAMSFSPDSRLTMKALEMAWETRGKPVGVMFHSDQGSHYTSRQFRQLLWRYRIRQSMSRRGNCWDNSPMERFFRSLKNEWVPVMGYVSFSDAAHAITDYIVGYYSALRPHEYNGGLPPNESENRYWKNSNAVASFC; this comes from the exons ATGAAAAGAAGAAATTTTAGTCCTGAATTCAAACGCGAATCTGCTCAGCTGGTTGTCGATCAAAACTACACCGTCTCTGATGCCGCTAAGGCTATGGATGTAGGTCTTTCCACGATGACGAAATGGGTCAAACAACTGCGTGATGAGCGTCAGGGCAAAACGCCAAAAGCCTCCCCGATAACGCCGGAACAAATCGAAATACGTGAGCTCAGGAAGAAGATGCAACGTATTGAAATGGAAAACGAAATAT TTAAAAAAGGCTACCGCGCTCTTGATGTCAGACTCCCTGAACAATTCTCGATAATCGGGAAACTCAGGGCGCGTTATCCTGTGGCCACACTCTGCCATGTGTTCAGGGTTCATCGCAGCAGCTACAAATACTGGAAAAAACGTCCTGATAAACCAGACGGCAGACGGGCTGTATTACGCAGTCAGGTACTTGAGCTACATGGCATCAGCCACGGTTCGGCCGGAGCAAGAAACATCGCCACAATGGCAACCCAGAGAGGCTACAAAATGGGGCGCTGGCTCGCTGGCAGGCTCATGAAGGAGCTGGGGTTGGTCAGTTACCAGCAGCCGACTCACCGGTACAAGCGTGGCGGTCATGAGCACGTTGCTATCCCGAATCATCTTGAGCGACAGTTCGCCGTAACGGAGCCCAACCAGGTGTGGTGCGGTGATGTGACCTATATCTGGACAGGTAAACGCTGGGCGTACCTCGCCGTTGTTCTCGACCTGTTCGCAAGAAAACCAGTGGGCTGGGCAATGTCGTTCTCGCCGGACAGCAGACTCACCATGAAAGCGCTGGAAATGGCATGGGAAACGCGCGGCAAGCCCGTCGGGGTGATGTTCCACAGCGACCAGGGTAGTCATTATACAAGCAGGCAGTTCCGGCAGTTACTGTGGCGATACAGGATCAGACAGAGTATGAGCCGGCGCGGAAACTGCTGGGATAACAGCCCAATGGAGCGCTTCTTCAGGAGTCTGAAGAACGAATGGGTGCCGGTGATGGGTTACGTAAGCTTCAGCGATGCAGCTCACGCCATAACGGACTATATCGTTGGATATTACAGTGCACTAAGGCCGCACGAATATAATGGTGGGTTACCACCAAACGAATCGGAAAACCGATACTGGAAAAACTCTAACGCGGTGGCCAGTTTTTGTTGA
- the fliR gene encoding flagellar type III secretion system protein FliR translates to MLTFNSWDMVNWVSQFFWPFVRILALISTAPVFNERAIGNRVKIGLGALITLLVAPYLPLNTTPIFSVSGVWLLIQQILIGVTLGLSMQLAFAAIRHAGELIGLQMGLAFATFFDPTGGPNMQVVARFLNILAILLFLTFDGHLWMISLLADSFYTLPISTNPINSHAFLALARAGGLIFINGLMLALPIITLLLTINLALGMLNRVAPQLSVFVVGFPITLTVGIMTLGLLLPLVPPFAEHLFSEVFDLLADILTQLSSS, encoded by the coding sequence ATGCTGACGTTTAACAGTTGGGACATGGTGAATTGGGTTAGCCAGTTTTTTTGGCCCTTTGTCAGAATTCTTGCGCTGATCAGTACCGCACCGGTCTTTAACGAAAGAGCGATTGGCAATCGGGTCAAGATCGGTCTGGGCGCACTGATTACCCTACTCGTTGCGCCCTATTTACCGTTAAACACTACGCCTATTTTTTCCGTCTCAGGTGTATGGCTGTTAATACAGCAAATACTTATCGGCGTTACGCTCGGTCTGTCAATGCAGTTAGCATTTGCCGCTATTCGCCATGCAGGCGAACTCATTGGCTTACAAATGGGGCTCGCTTTTGCGACCTTCTTTGATCCCACTGGCGGCCCGAATATGCAGGTAGTCGCCCGTTTCCTGAATATTCTCGCGATTTTATTGTTCTTAACCTTTGATGGGCACCTCTGGATGATTTCGCTATTAGCGGATAGTTTCTATACTCTGCCAATCAGCACCAACCCTATCAACAGCCATGCTTTTCTCGCACTTGCTCGTGCCGGCGGGCTAATTTTTATTAACGGATTGATGCTGGCGCTGCCAATCATAACCCTATTGCTGACCATCAACCTGGCATTAGGTATGCTTAACCGCGTCGCTCCCCAACTCTCGGTATTTGTCGTTGGCTTTCCGATTACCCTTACGGTGGGAATCATGACGCTAGGTTTATTACTCCCACTGGTTCCCCCCTTCGCAGAGCATTTATTCAGCGAAGTATTCGATTTACTCGCTGATATTCTCACTCAGCTATCAAGTTCTTAG
- the fliQ gene encoding flagellar biosynthesis protein FliQ, translated as MTPESVMALGYEAMKVALALAAPPLMAALLSGLLISLLQAATQINEMTLSFIPKILTVFFTLVIAGPWMLNLMLDYMRTLFGQLPNIIG; from the coding sequence ATGACACCAGAATCGGTGATGGCGCTTGGCTATGAGGCAATGAAGGTAGCATTGGCGTTGGCGGCGCCTCCGTTGATGGCAGCACTACTCAGCGGGTTACTTATTAGTCTTTTACAGGCTGCAACTCAGATAAACGAAATGACGCTGTCGTTTATCCCTAAAATCCTCACGGTCTTCTTCACCTTAGTGATCGCTGGCCCCTGGATGTTAAACCTCATGCTGGACTATATGCGTACGCTATTCGGCCAGTTACCTAACATTATTGGGTAA
- the fliP gene encoding flagellar type III secretion system pore protein FliP (The bacterial flagellar biogenesis protein FliP forms a type III secretion system (T3SS)-type pore required for flagellar assembly.), with protein sequence MAPSVWAQLPGIVTQPLPNGGQSWTLSVQTLVLLTSLTFIPAALLMMTSFTRIIIVLSLLRNALGTPTAPPNQVLLGLTLFLTFFVMSPVLNRVYDEAYLPFSQDQISMEVAIERGAEPVREFMLRQTRETDLALFTRLAEIPEIQGPEAVPMRVLLPAFVTSELKTAFQIGFTVFIPFLIIDLVVASVLMALGMMMVPPATISLPFKLMLFVLVDGWQLLLGSLAQSFYS encoded by the coding sequence ATGGCACCATCGGTGTGGGCACAGCTTCCCGGTATTGTGACGCAACCTCTACCTAACGGTGGACAGAGCTGGACGTTATCCGTACAGACGCTGGTTTTACTCACGTCATTAACGTTTATTCCTGCTGCATTGTTAATGATGACCAGCTTCACCCGAATCATCATTGTACTAAGTTTGTTACGTAACGCGCTGGGTACACCAACCGCACCACCGAACCAGGTATTGCTCGGATTGACGCTTTTCCTGACATTTTTTGTCATGTCGCCAGTATTAAACCGCGTTTATGACGAAGCTTATCTTCCCTTCAGTCAGGATCAAATCAGTATGGAAGTCGCCATAGAACGTGGCGCGGAACCCGTGCGTGAGTTCATGCTGCGGCAGACCCGGGAAACCGATCTGGCGTTATTTACCCGGCTGGCAGAAATTCCAGAGATCCAAGGGCCTGAAGCGGTACCCATGCGTGTACTTCTCCCCGCATTTGTGACAAGTGAGCTAAAAACTGCTTTCCAAATTGGTTTCACCGTATTTATCCCTTTCCTCATCATTGACCTCGTTGTTGCCAGCGTATTGATGGCACTAGGGATGATGATGGTTCCTCCGGCAACCATTTCATTGCCTTTTAAACTCATGCTTTTCGTATTAGTCGATGGCTGGCAGTTGCTACTCGGTTCATTAGCCCAGAGTTTTTATAGTTAG
- the fliO gene encoding flagellar biosynthetic protein FliO produces the protein MAIASISSPAPVASQQSTLVTEPPLTGSMLLTQVGSVLAGILLFILLIAWLARKLGFAPQAKQNKLLKVVSSCPVGQRERVVIVEVDNTWLVLGVTAQQITPLHTLPAQPTNDSSSTGDTKPVDFNQLLKKVLKRPEKSE, from the coding sequence ATGGCAATAGCCTCGATATCATCTCCGGCCCCAGTAGCAAGTCAGCAGTCAACACTTGTTACTGAGCCCCCCCTTACCGGCAGCATGTTACTGACACAGGTTGGTAGCGTGCTAGCTGGTATTTTATTATTTATTCTGCTGATAGCCTGGCTAGCTCGCAAACTCGGTTTTGCTCCCCAAGCCAAGCAAAACAAGTTGCTAAAAGTCGTATCCAGTTGCCCTGTCGGGCAGCGTGAACGTGTCGTTATTGTAGAAGTTGATAATACCTGGCTGGTGTTAGGTGTTACGGCTCAGCAAATCACGCCGTTGCATACACTTCCAGCACAACCAACCAACGACAGTTCCTCAACTGGTGACACTAAGCCGGTAGATTTCAATCAACTGTTAAAGAAAGTTTTAAAGCGTCCGGAAAAATCGGAATGA
- the fliN gene encoding flagellar motor switch protein FliN has translation MSDTKKPSDDKESVDDLWADAFNEQQAAEKPAATTEGIFKSLDGHDPLGALQDIDLILDIPVKLTVELGRTKMTIKELLRLTQGSVVALDGLAGEPLDILINGYLIAQGEVVVVSDKYGVRITDIITPSERMRRLSR, from the coding sequence ATGAGTGACACCAAGAAACCGTCCGACGACAAGGAATCAGTGGACGATCTGTGGGCTGATGCATTTAACGAGCAGCAGGCTGCAGAAAAACCGGCCGCGACAACGGAAGGCATTTTTAAGTCGCTAGACGGTCACGATCCGCTGGGTGCTCTGCAGGATATCGACCTGATATTGGATATTCCTGTCAAACTCACCGTTGAGCTTGGCCGGACCAAAATGACGATAAAAGAGTTACTGCGCCTGACTCAGGGCTCCGTTGTTGCACTTGATGGCTTAGCAGGTGAACCGTTGGATATCCTAATCAATGGCTATCTGATCGCCCAAGGCGAAGTTGTTGTTGTATCTGACAAGTACGGTGTCCGTATTACAGATATCATCACGCCATCCGAACGTATGCGCCGCCTGAGTCGTTAA